The following proteins are co-located in the Bordetella bronchialis genome:
- a CDS encoding carboxylesterase/lipase family protein → MNDANASMPEVATRAGTLRGRVENGIAVFRGIPYAAPPVGELRFEPPRDHAGWSGVRDALQDGPIAPQGRSRLAHVMGDFERPQSEDCLTLNLWTPRADGRGRPVMVWLHGGAYSSGAGSLPWYAGDRFAANGDVVFVSVNYRLGALGFLYLPGVSEGNMGLLDQMQALRWIRDNISAFGGDPGNVTVVGQSAGGGSIAAMMTMPAAKGLFHRAILQSPGMGRPSRGAAEAAELGARYAHFAGVEPGDERALKQAPVAKLLAAQGELARSLQGFAVLSLPFSPVRDGRIIEGNIVERLQGGAGAGVDVMVGTTREEMAAFHCVDQAVLNADEAAARQVFERICGPDYPAYYDEFRRLRAVPSPAAMLGDLTTDQVFRMGSLRLAEGQAKAGRPAYVYQFDWQSPVVGFKSCHCLDIPFVFNNRDNWRDSPMLQGADEAEFQGVAHAMHYAWIAFARGGDPNHDGLPHWAPYDTAQRTTMRFDTVIGPVNDLAGLSYRLPWPAI, encoded by the coding sequence ATGAACGATGCAAACGCCTCCATGCCGGAAGTCGCCACTCGCGCGGGCACGCTGCGCGGCCGCGTGGAGAACGGCATTGCCGTGTTCCGCGGCATTCCCTACGCCGCGCCGCCGGTGGGCGAGCTGCGCTTCGAGCCGCCGCGCGACCATGCCGGCTGGAGCGGCGTGCGCGATGCGCTGCAGGACGGGCCCATCGCGCCGCAGGGGCGATCCCGGCTCGCCCACGTCATGGGCGATTTCGAACGGCCGCAAAGCGAGGACTGCCTGACCCTGAACCTGTGGACGCCCCGGGCCGACGGACGGGGCAGGCCGGTGATGGTGTGGCTGCATGGCGGCGCCTATTCCAGCGGGGCCGGATCGCTGCCGTGGTATGCGGGCGACCGCTTCGCGGCGAACGGCGACGTCGTTTTCGTGTCGGTGAATTACCGGCTGGGGGCGCTGGGCTTCCTGTACCTGCCGGGCGTCAGCGAAGGCAATATGGGCCTGCTCGACCAGATGCAGGCCTTGCGCTGGATACGCGACAACATCTCGGCCTTCGGCGGCGACCCAGGCAATGTCACCGTGGTGGGCCAATCGGCCGGCGGCGGCTCCATCGCCGCCATGATGACCATGCCCGCGGCCAAGGGTCTGTTCCATCGCGCGATCCTGCAAAGCCCCGGCATGGGGCGTCCATCCCGTGGCGCCGCCGAAGCGGCGGAACTCGGCGCCCGCTACGCGCATTTCGCCGGTGTCGAGCCCGGCGACGAGCGGGCGCTGAAACAGGCGCCCGTGGCCAAGCTGCTGGCCGCCCAGGGCGAGCTGGCGCGCAGCCTGCAGGGCTTCGCCGTGCTGTCGCTGCCTTTTTCGCCGGTGCGGGACGGCCGCATCATCGAAGGCAATATCGTCGAACGCCTGCAAGGCGGCGCCGGCGCCGGCGTGGACGTGATGGTGGGCACCACGCGCGAGGAAATGGCCGCCTTCCATTGCGTGGACCAGGCCGTGCTGAACGCCGACGAGGCGGCCGCGCGGCAGGTCTTCGAACGGATCTGCGGGCCCGACTACCCGGCTTACTACGATGAATTCCGCCGCTTGCGTGCCGTGCCCAGCCCGGCCGCCATGCTGGGCGACCTGACGACCGACCAGGTGTTTCGCATGGGGAGTCTGCGGCTGGCCGAGGGGCAGGCCAAGGCCGGCCGCCCCGCCTACGTCTACCAGTTCGACTGGCAGTCGCCGGTGGTCGGTTTCAAGTCCTGCCATTGCCTGGACATCCCCTTCGTGTTCAACAACCGCGACAACTGGCGCGATTCGCCCATGCTGCAGGGGGCCGACGAAGCGGAATTCCAGGGCGTCGCCCATGCCATGCATTACGCCTGGATCGCGTTCGCGCGCGGCGGCGATCCCAACCACGACGGCCTGCCGCACTGGGCGCCCTACGACACGGCCCAACGTACGACCATGCGCTTCGA
- a CDS encoding ABC transporter permease translates to MRNSSRTAADPAAADWKARLLGDGLIAALLLGWWLMARGLPEFVLPGPLAVGRRLVDLFVDPQFLGHTAISTVRVVVSVLLAGLIGSALAFLSHGAPAREAIVQDRIKPVLNSFPSIGWAILAAIWFDAGNFSVIFVEVAILIPFCLVNVSEGLRAVDRELLEMGRSFTRHRLRVWWRITLPLLAPYLLAAIRIAYGIGWKIALVSELVGAPSGLGYLMLRAQTTADSVTFLATCFAIVLLFVAGERLVIAPLERRFAAR, encoded by the coding sequence TCCCGGACCGCCGCCGATCCCGCCGCCGCCGATTGGAAAGCCCGCCTGCTGGGCGACGGCCTGATCGCGGCCTTGCTGCTGGGATGGTGGCTGATGGCGCGCGGCTTGCCGGAGTTCGTGCTGCCGGGGCCGCTGGCCGTGGGGCGCCGGTTGGTGGACCTGTTCGTCGACCCGCAGTTCCTGGGGCACACGGCCATCTCGACGGTGCGCGTGGTCGTCTCCGTACTGCTCGCCGGGCTGATAGGCAGCGCGCTGGCCTTCCTGTCCCACGGCGCGCCTGCCCGCGAGGCCATCGTGCAGGACCGCATCAAGCCGGTGCTGAATTCCTTTCCCTCCATAGGCTGGGCGATTCTGGCGGCCATCTGGTTCGACGCCGGCAACTTCAGCGTGATCTTCGTCGAGGTCGCCATCCTGATTCCCTTCTGCCTGGTCAATGTCAGCGAAGGCCTGCGGGCCGTCGATCGCGAATTGCTGGAGATGGGACGCAGCTTCACGCGCCATCGGCTGCGCGTGTGGTGGCGCATTACCCTGCCGCTGCTGGCGCCCTACCTGCTGGCCGCCATACGCATCGCCTACGGGATAGGGTGGAAGATCGCGCTGGTGTCGGAACTGGTCGGCGCGCCGAGCGGCCTGGGATACCTGATGCTGCGTGCCCAGACCACCGCCGACAGCGTCACCTTCCTGGCGACCTGTTTCGCCATCGTGTTGCTTTTCGTCGCGGGGGAAAGGCTGGTGATCGCGCCGCTGGAACGCCGCTTTGCCGCGCGATAG